The window ttaattttgttattttactattttagaaagaaaaagacgGAGAAACCCctttatgcatatatatatatatatatatatatatatatatatatatatatatatattttctctctcttccaagGGCATGactcatttttcttaaaaagacaaaagagCCCCCCACCcaaagattattttttgtttgtttttgatgGCAAAATAGTTAttacactaataaaaaaaatatccaatcattttgtttctaattaattttacaatgacGAATATATCTTTtggaaaagatatttttatctcaatttcaggcttaataatattttttttgacaaggataaaattttatttacactGTTTCAATGTATAATTTTTCTTGTGTCTATGGTTATAGTAAAAGACTAagctcttttatatatatatatataacaataaaatataaaagaatgaacaatatttttgtGAACAATAAAAATTGCACACGTTTTAGttgcatgaataataataatgtgtAATGTATAATATATAGAAAACCGGATATTTCTTTGCCTTGTCgccacactaaaattttcatcttttcttgaaaaagtTCATTACTTTATTAGTTCAGGGTTTAAAGCTTCAAAAGGCCGTCAGGctagtttcatttttctttctcataaTTTCTGCTTTTGTGAAGGATTGGAGATCTGGGGTTCTGTtaaaatcacacacacacacacacactatattGTTTTCTGGTTTTAATCTAATAAAATGGTTTCCGTTATCATTAGAAAACACTTTGATTTTTGTGATTATCATCCATCTTTTCTGCACCTCGGATTGGCCATGGCTTGAAGGATGGCATAAAATGGTGGGACGCAAAGCCAGTTTTTATGATAGGCACTCCATAGATAATGAGAACTCTGTTCTCTTAGGATTATCTAGCTTATTATGCCAATGTACTGTCAGTAGCGGGAAAGTAAGATTCCAAGGCATTTCAACTGAAAGTATGTAAAACACAAGCCATGCCAAGAAACACTGACTAATTTCTAAGTGTACGGCCTTTGAAAATAGGCATACAGGTTAAAAAGTCTtgggtatggttagaaaacgtGAAGCaagtaaaaaattgatgttACCTATCATGAAAGAGGTAACCTGCATTGCATGACAGAAGCTAATACTTGAACACCTAAAACTTTACAAAAGCTCTTCTAACACTCTACAAAAGCTCTTTGCAAGTGGACTTGTTGTGCCCAAGACCCTTGCATCTACTGCACTGGAGCTGACGTTTGACAACATCCTTTTGCCCATATTTCTTTGTGGTAGGCCGGCCTGGAGGACGCCGGGTCGGAGGAGGGGTTACAATTACTACAACCTGAGAAGAGTCTTTCTCAACAGGCATGTCCACATTGGTTACAGGGTGAACAGACTCGAAATACGTCAATCGGTAACTTTCGGTTGTGAAATATCTTGAACAATAGTCATACGGACACCTGCCAATACAACCAATGACAGCAAGAGCATGGCAACAAGGAAAACCAGTAAGCTGCCACTCTTTGCAACTACAATCCCAGCGGTCGATATCAACCACTTCTACAGATTCACCACGAACCTCAAATGTACTACCAGCTGACAATAGCACCTGAAGGGAATGTACTTTCAAGGTTTCCTTCTCTAGCTTTTCCTCTGAGGATGGAGTTAATCTTGTCAGCCACTGGTTGGAATCTGCTCTCCTTGTATAAATCAACTCCATAATCTTACCCCGTATTACATCAACCATCTGTGTTATTGGTAACTCATGTGCATCTGAAACCCAACTGTAGAACATCTCTCCCAAGTTAGATGTCATGTAATTGTATCTTGCACCCTGAAAAAACGAGTTCGCCCAATTTTGCGGCTCACTCTGGAGAATCCAATTATATGCTTCTGGAGAAATACTTTTAATGCTCTCTATGCACCTCTGGAAGATTTCAGGCCTATATGCATAGGCGGCAGCATTTAAGTCTTCAATCATTAGTCGCTTAACCTCATGAGAAAACTGCCCCTTCAAGTCTTGAATAAGTTGCTCAGACAAATATCGTAGGCAATAGCTATGGTATGAACCCTTGAATATCTCAGCAATTGATTCCTTTAAGCCCTTCTGTTTGTCTGCTACGAATGTTATTGGACAAGAAGTTGACAGTGCAGTTTTCAATTGAAGTAAAAACCAGTGCCAATTATCATTACTTTCTGCATCTACTACCGCAAAAGCAACAGGAAACACGCTATCATTACCATCTGCAGCTGTTGCTGCTAACAGTGTACCTTGATACTTTGAATTTAAAGGTAAGctatcaagaaaaagaagaggccTGCAACCTTGAACAAAACCATACAATGAGGCATGGAATGAGACAAATAGGCCCTCAAAACTTGAGTCATCCTTAGTGGTGAATGTTGCCAGACTACCTGGATTTGTTTCCATTAGCTTGTCACAGAAAAATGGTAACTGATTATATGCCTCTTTGTATGAACCCTGAAGCTGCTCCTTCGCAATTTCTTTCCCACGCCATGCCTGGAAGTAGTTTAGTTGGATTCCATATtcttgttttatgtcattgacAATATCCTTGGGCTTGTAATTTGGGAAAACTTTCAACTTTTCCTTAATAATACTAGCCACCCAGCTTCGAGTTGCCTGATGTCCTGTTGTCACCACCGACCCTTCACATGTATGAGTTGGATTCATCTTCTTTATGCAAATTAGTTGGGTGGTTGACAACCTTGATGCATGAATTCTCCAAGGACAACCTTCAGCTTTGCATTTAACAGTTACTCGATGGCTATCATTCTTCTTATATCTAAATGCAAACTGGTGTGCAATGGCATATTTACGCAATGACTCTCGAAATTCATGAACACTTCTAAATCTTTGACCCACTCCAGTAATAGTATTCTGCCATTGCTGTGCACCCTTAGCATGTTTCTCATCATTGGAAGCAAGAAGAGGAAGAATGGGTGAAATCTCAAGTGGATCAATCTGCGGATCTTCAATGTGAACATCAACATTATTGGTATCGTCTACAACATCAAGATCAAGAGGTGCAGAAAGTGAGTTATCGGGCTGGGTGATATCCTCCAGAACGGCAAGAGGTGCATCAATAGGAGGCTCTTCTTCAGACAGAGTTGTTCTGCTTGATCTACAAAATCAAGAATTGGTAAAGATACTCCAAAAGATCAACAAAATGACCAAAGTTTTTAGGTTAGACATCAAGAATACTACCTACTCGCAGGCAAATTTGAGACACCAGGCAGAAAATTATCTTCCAAAATCACATAAATATCTACAGTGAAAGAATCCCCATGGAATTTTATCATCCGGTTTAAGTCCTTGTCATTAGAGATAGTAATGAGAGTCTTCTTATTGCCCGGGAGAAAGTATTTGAGAGACATGGTATCGACATTGCAACTAAACATCTCAGCCACCTCCAACTTGAAATCATCGAATTTGATTTTGTCATCAATGTCTATAGCATGAGCATCACCACCTGTATAAGACAAAGTACCATCCTTATCCGTCTCAAATTCACCACCCAACTGACAAAtagctattatttttatctccGCCATCACCTGACTAAACCCAACAAATAAGtaagaaattaaaacccaaaatgTAATACATTATGAGAAAACATCACATTTACAGATAACCGGAAAAAGAAGCACCAAAGCAAGCTCTGCAATCTTTTAATACCTATGACTATGTAACGAATGGACACAGAGTGGATTTTCAAAAACTTAATTAGTcataaaaatccatctttcaGCTATCTTACCAGCCAAATGGACGAAAGCTGTGTGTTTGTTTACTGCAACCAACCACATTGGTAGGGTGCAATGAAAGATTTCATATTCAGGCTTCCAACCACATGTTCAGGCTTCCAACcacattttagtattttcagataAAATAGATTAAAGATTTCATGTTCAGGCTTCCAACCACATCAAGTTAAcgcaaaacaacaaaatttcacTCAATTCTGCCTAATGAAACCTTTTTCTAAGCTGTTATTGGCGGGAACTAACTACTAAATCAAACAACATTGGTAGGGTGCAATGAAAACAGTCTGGCAATCAACATCagctttgaaatttcaaaatcgCAATAccaaaaagggataaaaattcaatctttttgGCCAGCCTCAACCAAATTAAAGGACCCAATTCCTAGAGCACTAATAAAAACCCCCTAACTTTCTACGTTCCAGTGAAACCCAGAAAACATTACACGGCAATTTCCACCAAGAACCCCAAATAAACAATGAAGCTCAAAACTTTATCCTCAAATATTACAAAATTGTCtacaaaaaccaaatttaacaaaacacagaataaacaaaccctaaagaattgaaataataacatgaacaacatagtgagaaaataaaaagaaagccGGTACCTTTATTACAGATAAAAAAGGGAAGAGAGAACCTGTGAAATTGGTTCAATtccccaaaagaaaaaagaaaacccttgTATAAACAGGACTTGGATTCAAACTGGCCTCTCAATCAGAACAGAaccatagagagagagagagagagagagagagagggaacaTGTGTGTCgggtttttgtgttttgataaaaaaaaaaaaaacagacagtACCAAGTACAGGGAACCTCAAGAGTTTTACGCTGTCAGCCAAGGAAGATTTGTTCAGGCTAAGAAACTTTACATGGTATCTAAACTTTATATATTAGTCATATTAGTCCCTAtactttttatgaagttaaaAAATCCTCTTACTTCCAATGGAGGGTTGTTGAGCCTATTAATACAATTATAT is drawn from Populus nigra chromosome 5, ddPopNigr1.1, whole genome shotgun sequence and contains these coding sequences:
- the LOC133693654 gene encoding uncharacterized protein LOC133693654 isoform X1, with amino-acid sequence MAEIKIIAICQLGGEFETDKDGTLSYTGGDAHAIDIDDKIKFDDFKLEVAEMFSCNVDTMSLKYFLPGNKKTLITISNDKDLNRMIKFHGDSFTVDIYVILEDNFLPGVSNLPASRSSRTTLSEEEPPIDAPLAVLEDITQPDNSLSAPLDLDVVDDTNNVDVHIEDPQIDPLEISPILPLLASNDEKHAKGAQQWQNTITGVGQRFRSVHEFRESLRKYAIAHQFAFRYKKNDSHRVTVKCKAEGCPWRIHASRLSTTQLICIKKMNPTHTCEGSVVTTGHQATRSWVASIIKEKLKVFPNYKPKDIVNDIKQEYGIQLNYFQAWRGKEIAKEQLQGSYKEAYNQLPFFCDKLMETNPGSLATFTTKDDSSFEGLFVSFHASLYGFVQGCRPLLFLDSLPLNSKYQGTLLAATAADGNDSVFPVAFAVVDAESNDNWHWFLLQLKTALSTSCPITFVADKQKGLKESIAEIFKGSYHSYCLRYLSEQLIQDLKGQFSHEVKRLMIEDLNAAAYAYRPEIFQRCIESIKSISPEAYNWILQSEPQNWANSFFQGARYNYMTSNLGEMFYSWVSDAHELPITQMVDVIRGKIMELIYTRRADSNQWLTRLTPSSEEKLEKETLKVHSLQVLLSAGSTFEVRGESVEVVDIDRWDCSCKEWQLTGFPCCHALAVIGCIGRCPYDYCSRYFTTESYRLTYFESVHPVTNVDMPVEKDSSQVVVIVTPPPTRRPPGRPTTKKYGQKDVVKRQLQCSRCKGLGHNKSTCKELL
- the LOC133693654 gene encoding uncharacterized protein LOC133693654 isoform X2; translated protein: MFSCNVDTMSLKYFLPGNKKTLITISNDKDLNRMIKFHGDSFTVDIYVILEDNFLPGVSNLPASRSSRTTLSEEEPPIDAPLAVLEDITQPDNSLSAPLDLDVVDDTNNVDVHIEDPQIDPLEISPILPLLASNDEKHAKGAQQWQNTITGVGQRFRSVHEFRESLRKYAIAHQFAFRYKKNDSHRVTVKCKAEGCPWRIHASRLSTTQLICIKKMNPTHTCEGSVVTTGHQATRSWVASIIKEKLKVFPNYKPKDIVNDIKQEYGIQLNYFQAWRGKEIAKEQLQGSYKEAYNQLPFFCDKLMETNPGSLATFTTKDDSSFEGLFVSFHASLYGFVQGCRPLLFLDSLPLNSKYQGTLLAATAADGNDSVFPVAFAVVDAESNDNWHWFLLQLKTALSTSCPITFVADKQKGLKESIAEIFKGSYHSYCLRYLSEQLIQDLKGQFSHEVKRLMIEDLNAAAYAYRPEIFQRCIESIKSISPEAYNWILQSEPQNWANSFFQGARYNYMTSNLGEMFYSWVSDAHELPITQMVDVIRGKIMELIYTRRADSNQWLTRLTPSSEEKLEKETLKVHSLQVLLSAGSTFEVRGESVEVVDIDRWDCSCKEWQLTGFPCCHALAVIGCIGRCPYDYCSRYFTTESYRLTYFESVHPVTNVDMPVEKDSSQVVVIVTPPPTRRPPGRPTTKKYGQKDVVKRQLQCSRCKGLGHNKSTCKELL